From Neodiprion pinetum isolate iyNeoPine1 chromosome 7, iyNeoPine1.2, whole genome shotgun sequence, a single genomic window includes:
- the cic gene encoding protein capicua homolog isoform X5, with the protein MHPAVATERLPLNRRTPARSPLSHVSTRLADPAGEMLTATHPEMHEKRDSLGVVGQYGGGAGGGGGQSPEDKCVVEQPPPPPPPPQKDPSDPTISAKKLPKKRKFDLSALDDMNKTNNATSNVTSNVGGDLVVTGLRGINTTSINQPQNIQHPTLLPSPPHQQPPPLPQHQQQQHQPEYYQVQQPHAVVAPPQSTAVDYSCREEPPRSRPRLQVAPAAAAIDLSEWREHKVLALRDSHYYPGVISNATHGDIYVKFDGEGNLVKYEDVLGIGKYDVIKDSSPSVSQVTVDANVCFRYPTTSNNHAETLTSVFVKGTVCEIISNPISFVVKIPGEDDQSCEFVVKRADLRLVQPPWWDELEGLEIVDPPRAQVVDRGYRNSLEAPASVPVLQLHHASPHASLIAHNDGNAYYRSRATSPLLELPGSVQSGNNTLNISNGSRIYEDLESDDDLGREDIRFPSDADAKLSGSSKRSSMQSRGSTSSLVEQRSITPRSQAATPRSQAATPHKYKKGDVVATSSGIRKKFNGKQWRRLCSKEGCSKESQRRGYCSRHLSLKGSGFRGTSTFPGGKMDGEETSRDSDTSPNYADRRIAGRFDQEETEAANMLVSLGSSRSATPAFSPTGQSSVSPCINQSPVPLLGLNQNVFMPISSPAHHPPPIISPGAKWKHSPTQPNFVGQYQQPVIRPELVRPNGRPGQTPPASIGASVIRISPVSRLLASQSLSIPTWPDQSPPQRHPSVVTSLAQQQQQQQQQQQQQQQQQQQQQHQHQHQHQQQQQQQHQQQQSIILQHALTSNNGFSNHSEVTQSNNQLLKPPHSPHVPLSVTPGQNLTMIHKPQDQPVDYAQPLTQTQTMYLMPHQHEKKYVIKSTTMEATPLSSGHLVSNQDDKYRQTMINHLGQLPPLHQTQCQPPQSPAAQSVHVEKMSALQQVSKVTLPLHLSSHVDSQRTLSTPATIVMSATTTINDSAPPTSVFQPVIVQPSHLTPMAKIQPPREDNHQKNNGVLYGSRDVSPAYQPQLPQLVTNAVSKRKKAFSWQTIVLDQPEVSPPPSALSPPLSAPPIPMGTGNNPSDDGSGHAPGAGPEPITPAEEDDDDVFETEPTTPAEVESSINKRRSQSLGALHTKDPQSPLKQTVKKPPMLQAKDRIRRPMNAFMIFSKRHRALVHLRHPNQDNRTVSKILGEWWYALKPEEKQKYHELASEVKEAHFKAHPDWKWCSKDRRKSSTTGFKGAEPRGKLNSTGEETDMGPPSDDVPLTPRTVDEPSALAPSIFESPNIEIGGQARDSRRVSEIPLQVENSESDMKQEEDGNVSDDDQMVICEDPQPEIDLKCKDKLTDSDNEGQDENVENKNYAQARCSPASGQNHDAQDTKMDITCRPKPIKARPPSAGMETTTKYHHASMDKGGTVSVLSTTYPYHSPVNPSGVTGFQPKGGAFITMPVSPKVVKPEPVKNIEQQYSTQYSVSNLVANIQNENGRTLPKFPPSPIVSHSLQVRPMMTLLKEQQGIQSTNSMHHMLTSSAGYQPQLTLTVVNNEVMSGSKPQQGSQYLVQASPHARMYGNFQIPVSDASGRSISVQNLVTSGKVEAHSVIVSKAYPVSTPSPGTPSYKGIGHSVTRLAEIEQNDNQSTVNHAQFYVNALKLDQERKDTVNIHVPVPGDSHKQPSTPHTPHTPHNNDHLSNTSFAMEEPRGIGALNNVDVGTNKAPFMLAPTPAQLGRAPLQRRQSMAMPPTSNAGDHGPPTSQNSDNRQPSNSVQNFDQLQQNSNTELLAASSPSTKKGSFFKKNVEDGMDRVLEQVNFQEKFSSLPEFKPEEIQSPSAIGITSGTGASPHVSVTPGLHQSNLSSSMQDYRKKSVQGPHRPSLNEDDTESDISMSVTPKSTSSVKLTGNQFFGPDFNIEAFRTSTDPGGDVDPSSPRTPKTPSGGVGGATTGASRGENERGHRKVLEQRRKLVMQLFQEQGYFPTTQATSSFQANHADIFPTKASLQLKIREVRQKLKANSTPVSASSLVSPLPVSESSPGVNGPLTAPPTSMGAPHSLPVGNTSGS; encoded by the exons ATGCACCCAGCCGTTGCCACCGAACGCCTACCTCTCAATCGCCGCACTCCGGCCCGCAGCCCCCTCTCACACGTGTCGACT CGTCTGGCCGATCCTGCAGGGGAAATGTTGACCGCTACTCATCCTGAGATGCACGAGAAGCGGGATTCCCTTGGAGTTGTGGGCCAGTATGGGGGAGGTGCTGGCGGGGGCGGCGGGCAATCCCCGGAGGATAAATGCGTCGTTGAGCAGCCACCCCCGCCTCCGCCGCCCCCGCAAAAGGATCCCTCCGACCCGACGATAAGCGCTAAAAAGTTACCGAAAAAACGTAAATTCGATTTGTCCGCTCTTGACGATATGAATAAAACCAACAACGCTACCAGCAACGTTACCAGCAACGTTGGTGGCGATCTTGTTGTTACCGGATTGCGGGGTATCAATACAACCTCTATAAATCAACCCCAAAATATTCAACATCCGACTCTTCTTCCGTCTCCTCCGCACCAGCAACCACCGCCGCTGCCGCAGcatcagcaacagcaacaTCAACCCGAATATTATCAG gTACAACAGCCACATGCAGTTGTAGCTCCGCCGCAAAGCACAGCGGTGGATTATTCTTGTCGTGAAGAACCACCACGGTCTCGTCCTCGGTTACAGGTAGCACCGGCAGCAGCGGCGATAGACCTGAGCGAGTGGCGGGAGCACAAAGTGCTAGCTTTAAGGGACTCACATTATTACCCGGGGGTTATAAGCAACGCGACTCATGGTGATATATACGTTAAGTTTGACGGTGAGGGTAACCTAGTTAAGTACGAGGATGTGCTGGGGATAGGAAAATACGATGTCATCAAGGATTCGAGTCCGTCGGTTAGCCAAGTGACTGTTGATGCGAACGTTTGCTTTAGATATCCTACCACATCTAACAACCACGCCGAAACACTGACCAGTGTTTTTGTGAAGGGTACTGTTTGTGAGATAATATCAAATCCAATTAGTTTTGTCGTCAAGATACCTGGCGAAGATGATCAGAGCTGTGAATTTGTTGTTAAACGTGCCGATTTAAGGCTCGTCCAACCTCCGTGGTGGGATGAACTCGAAGGCCTAGAGATCGTTGATCCGCCAAGGGCCCAAGTAGTCG ATCGTGGCTATCGAAATTCGTTGGAGGCACCTGCGTCGGTACCGGTCTTACAGCTTCATCATGCTTCGCCGCATGCTTCACTTATTGCTCACAATGACGGAAATGCATATTACAGAAGTAGGGCGACGAGTCCCTTATTGGAGTTGCCAGGTTCCGTCCAATCAGGAAACAACACTTTGAACATAAGCAACGGAAGTAGAATATACGAGGATTTGGAAAGTGACGACGATTTGGGCAGAGAGGATATAAGGTTTCCTTCTGATGCAG ATGCAAAATTGTCAGGAAGCAGTAAAAGGAGCAGTATGCAAAGCCGTGGAAGTACAAGCAGCCTTGTCGAGCAACGCAGTATAACTCCTCGTTCCCAGGCGGCCACACCCAG ATCTCAGGCGGCAACGCCACACAAATACAAAAAGGGTGACGTAGTAGCGACGTCTAGTGGAAtccggaaaaaattcaatggtAAACAATGGCGCAGACTTTGCAGCAAAGAAGGATGCTCAAAAGAGAGTCAGCGGAGAGGATACTGCTCTCGCCACCTTAGTCTGAAGGGTTCAGGATTCAGGGGCACTAGCACGTTTCCCGG gGGTAAAATGGACGGGGAAGAAACCTCACGGGATTCCGATACGTCTCCAAACTACGCAGATAGAAGAATAGCCGGACGTTTCGACCAAGAGGAAACTGAGGCCGCAAACATGCTTG TATCACTGGGGAGTTCGCGTTCAGCAACCCCGGCCTTTTCACCTACGGGACAGTCCTCTGTATCGCCGTGTATAAATCAGAGTCCCGTTCCGTTGTTGGGTCTGAATCAGAACGTCTTCATGCCAATATCGAGTCCAGCGCATCACCCTCCTCCCATAATATCACCTGGTGCGAAATGGAAGCATTCCCCTACCCAACCGAATTTCGTGGGTCAGTATCAGCAGCCCGTAATTAGACCAGAGCTAGTCAGGCCGAACGGGAGACCAGGTCAAACACCACCAGCAAGCATCGGCGCCAGTGTGATCCGGATTTCACCCGTTAGTAGATTATTGGCAAGCCAGAGTTTAAGCATCCCTACATGGCCCGATCAAAGTCCGCCTCAAAGGCATCCGTCGGTTGTTACGTCGTTGGctcagcaacagcaacaacagcagcaacagcaacaacaacaacaacaacaacaacaacaacaacaacaccaacaCCAACACCAACatcagcagcaacaacaacagcagcatcagcagcaACAAAGCATAATATTGCAGCATGCCCTGACTTCTAACAACGGTTTTTCGAACCATTCGGAAGTGACGCAATCTAACAATCAGCTATTGAAGCCACCCCACTCACCCCATGTTCCACTCTCGGTAACACCAGGGCAGAATCTAACCATGATTCATAAACCTCAAGACCAACCCGTCGACTACGCTCAACCATTGACCCAGACTCAGACAATGTATTTAATGCCTCATCAACATGAGAAAAAGTATGTGATAAAAAGCACTACTATGGAAGCAACGCCATTGTCTAGCGGACATTTGGTTAGTAATCAAGACGACAAGTATAGACAAACGATGATTAATCATTTGGGACAATTACCACCCTTACATCAAACACAGTGTCAACCCCCCCAGTCACCGGCAGCTCAGTCCGTCcacgttgaaaaaatgtctGCTCTCCAACAG GTCAGCAAAGTAACCCTTCCGCTTCATCTTTCATCTCACGTGGACTCCCAGAGGACTTTGTCGACACCGGCAACCATTGTGATGTCTGCTACGACAACCATTAATGACTCGGCACCACCAACCAGCGTTTTCCAACCCGTCATCGTTCAACCAAGTCACTTGACTCCAATGGCAAAAATCCAACCGCCTCGAGAAGATAATCATCAAAAGAACAATGGAGTTCTAT ATGGAAGCCGCGATGTTTCTCCCGCATATCAGCCCCAACTCCCGCAACTTGTCACCAATGCTGTGTCCAAACGGAAAAAAG CTTTTTCCTGGCAGACGATAGTGTTGGACCAGCCAGAGGTCAGTCCGCCGCCATCAGCCCTCAGCCCTCCGTTGAGTGCACCCCCGATTCCTATGGGTACAGGCAACAATCCTAGCGACGATGGTAGCGGGCATGCTCCTGGGGCTGGCCCTGAACCCATCACTCCGGCGGAGGAGGATGATGACGACGTTTTTGAGACGGAACCGACAACCCCGGCTGAAGTAGAGAGCAGCATCAACAAACGTCGAAGTCAATCACTCGGTGCGCTGCACACCAAAGATCCACAAAGTCCACTTAAA CAAACTGTGAAAAAACCACCGATGTTACAGGCCAAGGACCGAATACGACGACCAATGAATGCTtttatgatattttcaaaacgtcACCGAGCGTTGGTACACCTAAGACATCCCAATCAAGATAATAGAACAGTATCGAAAATTCTTGGCGAATGGTGGTACGCCCTGAAACCTGAAGAGAAACAGAAGTACCACGAACTTGCTTCGGAAGTAAAGGAGGCTCATTTCAAAGCTCATCCAGACTGGAAGTGGTGCAGCAAAGATAGGCGGAAGTCATCGACTACCGGATTCAAGGGCGCTGAACCACGAGGGAAACTTAATAGCACCGGAGAGGAAACTGATATGGGACCACCCTCTGATGACGTGCCTTTAACCCCGCGAACAGTCGACGAACCATCGGCACTCGCACCCAGCATATTCGAATCTCCGAATATCGAG ATCGGTGGTCAAGCGCGCGATTCTCGTCGTGTTTCCGAAATTCCGCTGCAGGTTGAAAACTCTGAGTCTGATATGAAGCAGGAGGAGGATGGTAACGTATCGGATGACGATCAAATGGTGATATGTGAAGATCCGCAACCGGAAATAGACTTGAAGTGCAAGGATAAATTGACAGACAGCGACAATGAGGGGCAGGATGAAAATgtggagaataaaaattacgcaCAGGCGAGATGTTCGCCTGCTAGTGGTCAAAATCACGACGCACAGGATACTAAGATGGACATAACATGTAGGCCTAAGCCTATCAAAG CCCGACCACCATCCGCCGGCATGGAGACTACGACAAAATACCATCATGCATCCATGGACAAAGGTGGCACTGTTTCGGTCCTTTCAACAACGTACCCTTACCACAGCCCTGTTAATCCGAGCGGAGTAACGGGTTTCCAGCCTAAGGGAGGCGCGTTTATAACTATGCCTGTATCCCCGAAAGTTGTTAAACCAGAGCCGGTTAAAAACATTGAGCAACAATACAGTACCCAGTATAGTGTCAGTAATCTCGTTGCTAATATTCAGAACGAAAACGGGCGAACTCTACCGAAATTTCCTCCTTCACCCATCGTTTCACATTCG TTACAGGTCAGACCCATGATGACGCTTCTTAAAGAACAACAGGGGATACAGTCAACAAACTCTATGCATCATATGCTAACTTCCAGTGCTGGTTACCAACCCCAACTCACCCTCACAGTAGTCAACAATGAGGTCATGTCAGGTTCAAAGCCCCAGCAAGGATCTCAGTATCTTGTCCAGGCATCGCCTCATGCTAGAATGTATGGAAACTTCCAGATCCCTGTTTCAG ATGCCAGTGGCCGTAGTATATCTGTTCAGAACTTAGTAACCAGTGGTAAAGTCGAAGCTCATAGCGTTATTGTGAGCAAAGCTTATCCAGTGTCAACTCCAAGTCCTGGTACACCAAGTTATAAAGGAATCGGTCACTCAGTTACACGACTTGCTGAAATTGAGCAAAATGATAATCAATCTACTGTAAACCATGCTCAATTCTATG TAAATGCTCTGAAATTAGATCAAGAAAGGAAAGACACGGTTAATATTCACGTTCCGGTACCTGGTGACAGTCACAAGCAACCTTCAACGCCGCATACTCCACACACGCCGCATAACAACGATCATTTGTCGAACACATCTTTCGCAATGGAAGAGCCAAGAGGAATCGGCGCTTTGAACAACGTCGACGTAGGGACAAATAAAGCTCCATTTATGCTTGCTCCAACACCGGCGCAACTTGGTCGGGCTCCGCTACAGAGGAGACAATCAATGG CAATGCCTCCCACATCAAATGCGGGAGATCATGGGCCTCCGACGTCTCAGAATTCCGATAATCGGCAGCCTTCAAATTCTGTCCAGAACTTCGATCAGCTGCAACAAAATTCCAATACCGAGCTTCTGGCTGCGTCGTCACCATCCACGAAGAAAGGTTCTTTCTTCAAGAAGAACGTCGAGGACGGCATGGACAG GGTTCTGGAGCAAGTTAACTTCcaagagaaattttcatcgttgCCAGAATTCAAGCCAGAGGAAATCCAGAGTCCGAGCGCGATCGGCATTACCAGTGGAACAGGTGCATCACCTCATGTCTCTGTTACACCGGGACTACATCAGTCTAACCTATCTTCATCCATGCAGGATTATCGTAAGAAATCTGTGCAGGGACCTCATAGACCCAGTT TGAATGAGGATGATACAGAGTCAGACATATCGATGTCAGTCACCCCTAAGTCGACGAGCAGTGTAAAATTGACGgggaatcaattttttggtCCCGACTTCAACATAGAAGCATTTAGAACGAGCACTGATCCAGGCGGCGATGTTGATCCGAGTTCACCGCGGACTCCGAAGACTCCCAGCGGTGGGGTTGGCGGTGCGACAACCGGTGCGAGCAGAGGTGAAAACGAACGAGGTCACAGGAAGGTACTGGAGCAGCGACGAAAGCTCGTTATGCAGTTATTTCAAGAACAGGGTTACTTCCCGACGACGCAGGCGACTTCTTCATTTCAGGCAAATCATGCCGATATATTTCCTACCAAAGCGAGTCTTCAACTGAAAATAAGGGAAGTTCGGCAAAAATTGAAGGCTAACTCGACGCCTGTGAGCGCCAGCAGTTTGGTCAGCCCGTTACCGGTGTCGGAGTCCTCACCTGGGGTTAACG GACCTCTTACTGCCCCCCCAACGTCGATGGGTGCTCCTCATTCGCTGCCGGTCGGCAATACCAGCGGTAGCTAG